From the genome of Globicephala melas chromosome 16, mGloMel1.2, whole genome shotgun sequence, one region includes:
- the TWNK gene encoding twinkle mtDNA helicase, whose amino-acid sequence MWVLLRSGYPLRILLPLRGPWMGWRGLPRSLAVGPPRRRYRKEALAALEVPVLPVTATEIRQYLRAHGIPFQDGHSCVRAPSPFVGASKLKDETGAATSFSLFIDKTTGRFLCMTSLAEGSWEDFQASVEGRGDGAREGVLLSEAPEAEDSEEVQRIWDRAVPLWELPEPKEAQLARVMFGLTKVTDDTLKRFSVRYLRPAHSLVFPWFSPGGLGLRGLKLLGAEGQGDRVHYMETTIPQPGAFHNLFGLPLISRRDVEVVLTSRELDSLALSQSTGLPTLALPRGTACLPPVLLPYLEQFRRIVLWLGDDLRSWEAAKLFARKLNPKRCSLVRPGDQQPSPLEALNQGLNLSRILRTALPAWHKSIVSFRQLREEVLGELSNVEQAAGVRWSRFPDLNRLLKGHRKGELTVFTGPTGSGKTTFISEYALDLCTQGVNTLWGSFEISNVRLARVMLTQFAVGRLEEQLDKYDEWADRFEDLPLYFMTFHGQQSIRTVIDTMQHAVYVYDICHVVIDNLQFMMGHEQLSTDRIAAQDYIIGAFRKFATDSSCHVTLVIHPRKEDDDKELQTASIFGSAKASQEADNVLILQDRRLVTGPGKRYLQVSKNRFDGDVGVFPLEFNKSSLTFSIPPKSKARLKKIKDDNGLVAKKPSSGKKGAVPQISETHSDQAPNPNKPDLSKPSR is encoded by the exons ATGTGGGTCCTCCTCCGAAGTGGGTACCCCCTCCGTATCCTGCTGCCACTACGTGGGCCGTGGATGGGGTGGAGGGGCCTGCCACGAAGCTTGGCCGTGGGCCCTCCTCGCAGACGGTACAGGAAGGAGGCTCTCGCCGCCTTGGAGGTACCAGTGTTGCCTGTAACAGCAACTGAAATCCGGCAATATTTGCGGGCCCATGGGATCCCCTTCCAGGATGGGCACAGCTGCGTGCGGGCACCTAGTCCCTTTGTGGGTGCCTCGAAGCTCAAGGACGAGACTGGTGCTGCCACTTCCTTCAGCCTCTTCATTGACAAGACCACAGGCCGCTTTCTCTGCATGACCAGCCTAGCTGAGGGGAGCTGGGAAGACTTCCAGGCCAGCGTGGAGGGGCGAGGGGATGGGGCCAGAGAAGGGGTCCTGCTTAGTGAGGCCCCAGAAGCTGAGGACAGTGAGGAGGTCCAGAGGATCTGGGACCGAGCCGTACCTCTCTGGGAGCTGCCTGAACCAAAAGAGGCCCAGCTGGCTCGCGTGATGTTTGGCCTCACCAAAGTGACAGATGACACACTCAAGCGTTTCAGTGTGCGCTACCTGCGGCCTGCTCACAGCCTTGTCTTTCCTTGGTTCTCCCCTGGAGGATTGGGATTACGAGGCCTGAAGCTACTAGGGGCCGAAGGCCAGGGTGACAGAGTGCACTATATGGAGACCACCATCCCCCAGCCTGGTGCCTTCCACAACCTGTTTGGGTTACCCCTGATCAGTCGTCGAGATGTTGAGGTGGTGCTGACGAGTCGTGAGCTGGACAGCCTGGCCTTGAGCCAGTCCACAGGGCTGCCCACCCTTGCCCTACCCCGAGGAACAGCCTGCTTACCCCCTGTCTTGCTTCCTTACCTCGAACAGTTTCGACGCATTGTGCTCTGGCTGGGGGATGACCTTCGGTCCTGGGAAGCTGCCAAGCTGTTCGCCCGAAAACTGAACCCCAAACGATGCTCCTTGGTGCGGCCTGGGGACCAGCAGCCCTCTCCCCTGGAGGCTCTGAACCAAGGCTTAAATCTTTCTCGTATTCTGCGTACTGCCCTGCCTGCCTGGCACAAGTCTATCGTGTCTTTCCGGCAGCTTCGGGAGGAGGTGCTAGGAGAACTGTCAAATGTGGAGCAGGCAGCTGGCGTTCGCTGGAGCCGCTTCCCTGACCTCAATCGTCTCTTGAAGGGACATCGGAAGGGCGAGCTGACAGTCTTCACAG GGCCGACAGGCAGTGGAAAGACGACATTCATCAGTGAATATGCCCTGGACTTGTGTACCCAGGGAGTGAACACGCTATGGGGTAGCTTTGAGATCAGCAACGTGAGACTAGCCCGGGTCATGCTGACACAGTTCGCTGTGGGGCGACTGGAAGAGCAACTGGACAAATATGACGAGTGGGCCGACCGCTTTGAAGACCTGCCCCTCTATTTCATGACTTTTCATGGGCAACAGAGCATCAG GACTGTGATAGACACGATGCAACATGCAGTCTACGTGTATGACATTTGTCATGTGGTTATCGACAATCTGCAATTCATGATGGGTCATGAGCAGCTGTCCACAGACAG GATTGCAGCTCAAGACTATATCATCGGGGCTTTTCGGAAGTTTGCCACAGACAGTAGCTGCCATGTGACACTGGTCATTCACCCCCGGAAGGAAGATGATGATAAAGAACTACAGACAGCATCCATTTTTGGCTCAGCCAAA GCAAGCCAGGAAGCAGACAATGTTCTGATCCTGCAGGACAGGAGGCTGGTAACTGGGCCAGGGAAACGGTATCTACAGGTGTCCAAGAACCGCTTTGATGGAGACGTAGGTGTCTTCCCACTTGAATTCAACAAGAGCTCTCTCACCTTCTCCATACCACCAAAGAGCAAGGCCCGGCTCAAGAAGATCAAGGATGACAATGGGCTAGTGGCCAAAAAGCCCTCTTCTGGCAAAAAGGGGGCTGTGCCCCAGATCTCTGAGACTCACTCTGACCAGGCCCCCAACCCCAACAAGCCAGATCTCTCCAAGCCTTCAAGGTGA
- the MRPL43 gene encoding LOW QUALITY PROTEIN: large ribosomal subunit protein mL43 (The sequence of the model RefSeq protein was modified relative to this genomic sequence to represent the inferred CDS: deleted 2 bases in 1 codon) — translation MTARGSASRFLTSVLHNGLGRYVQQLQRLSLSLSRDAPSSRGAREFVEREVTDFARRNPGVVIYVNPRPCCVPRVVAEYLNGSVREESIHCKSVEEIATLVQKLADQSGLDVIRIRKPFHTDSPSIQGQWHPFTNKPTTLGGLRPREVQDPAPA, via the exons ATGACGGCGCGCGGGAGCGCGAGCCGCTTTCTGACCAGTGTCCTGCACAACGGGCTGGGTCGCTACGTGCAGCAGCTGCAGCGTCTCAGTTTAAGCCTCAGCCGTGACGCGCCCTCGTCCCGCGGCGCCAG GGAGTTCGTGGAACGAGAGGTGACCGACTTCGCCCGCAGGAACCCCGGGGTCGTAATATACGTGAACCCGCGGCCGTGCTGCGTGCCCAGAGTAGTGGCCGAATACC TTAACGGGTCTGTGCGCGAGGAGAGCATCCACTGCAAGTCGGTCGAGGAGATCGCCACGCTGGTGCAGAAGCTGGCGGACCAGTCGGGCTTGGACGTGATCCGCATCCGCAAGCCCTTCCACACGGACAGCCCTAGCATCCAGGGCCAGTGGCATCCCTTCACCAACAAACCGACAACGCTGGGCGGGCTGCGCCCT AGAGAGGTCCAGGATCCTGCCCCAGCCTAG